Proteins encoded together in one Bradyrhizobium sp. CB82 window:
- the msrA gene encoding peptide-methionine (S)-S-oxide reductase MsrA: protein MTIERAVLAGGCFWGMQDLIRKQPGVISTRVGYTGGKVKDATYRNHEGHAEAIEVAFDPGKTSFRTLLEFFFQIHDPTTLNRQGNDWGTSYRSAIFYTSDQQRKVAEDTIADVDASHLWPGKVVTEVTPAADFWEAEPEHQDYLERYPDGYTCHYVRPGWKLPKRVKGSNV, encoded by the coding sequence ATGACGATCGAGCGCGCTGTCCTCGCGGGGGGCTGCTTCTGGGGCATGCAGGATCTGATCCGCAAACAACCGGGCGTTATCTCCACGCGCGTCGGTTACACGGGCGGAAAGGTGAAGGACGCCACCTATCGCAATCACGAAGGGCATGCCGAAGCCATTGAGGTCGCTTTTGATCCCGGAAAGACCAGCTTTCGGACTCTGCTGGAGTTCTTCTTTCAGATTCACGACCCGACCACTCTCAATCGCCAGGGCAACGATTGGGGCACGAGCTACCGCTCAGCAATCTTCTATACGAGCGACCAGCAAAGGAAGGTCGCCGAAGACACGATCGCGGACGTCGATGCTTCACATCTTTGGCCTGGCAAGGTGGTGACCGAGGTCACTCCTGCCGCCGACTTCTGGGAAGCCGAGCCCGAGCATCAGGATTATCTCGAGCGCTATCCAGACGGCTACACCTGTCATTATGTGCGCCCCGGCTGGAAACTGCCGAAACGCGTGAAAGGATCGAACGTATGA